The window ATTCATATGCatcttttttattaatgttGAAAGGAGCACAAGCTATGCGTCACAGAATGTTATTAAACTGTGTCTATTTTAGAAGCTGACACCCATTGTCTCACAACACCAAATAATCTACTATGTAGAGAGAGAAATCAAAGAACAGGACATGAGCTGATGGGGGAGATGTTAAAAGAGCTGTTGTAAACCATTCATACGTAAGGTTATTATCACATTGTGGCCAAAGGACTAATGTAGCCCTTCTCTATCTTCTAGATACgttaaggttaaaaaaagtcattgctTCATATTTTGGCCAGATGTTACTGCAGCACTGTGTTTAATTCTGTTCCTCAAAGTTCAGGACTTCAtaagagcaataaaaatattcaaatacttgaaaagaacgtgttttttttttaaaaaataaagaaaatcaatggGGTTCACTGTAGATCttcaatgaggaaaaaaaaaaccttgttgCCATTTATGAGTACCAACAAGGAAACCCCAATTtggataataaatatatttgataaaattttaaataacgTGACATGTATGCTTTTAACAAAGGATATTTAATCAGTGGAAAAATTGTGTGTAACAGGCAGTCACAGATCACAGTGATCAAATCACCCCAAGAGAAGATATTTCCAAAGTTTTGTGGGAGGTTAGGTAGAATGACCACAATGGTTCCATTTAGGCTTGTATCTAGAGATTAATTCTCATTTgtcttgtatttgttttttctttttccaggtgGCATTCACAGCTAATGATGCTGGTTATCGACATTACtccattgcttttttcctcagtccCTTTTCTTACTCAACTACAGCAGTAGTTAGTGAGCCAGTGGAATAGAAGCTGACATTAAGGATGAAAATTTAGATGTGTAAATTAAAATTTCCATAAATGATAGGAACTTAGTTTCTGACTGTACCAACAGCTTTAGATTTTATAGTAAATCACTAACAGTAACAGTCATTTATTCACTTTTTAACTTTAGGAAGAATGTGTATtgactttgttttcaaatactcTTCTGAATAAGagtattctgtatttctgtattctATAAGTATTGCTCTTCTGAATAAAAGTTTAGGGTTTGAAAATCACATTAAGCTTAGCAAAAATGCATTGAAACTCCATTACTGGGATTCTGAGAATAAACCAGTGTCTTCCATGAAGTTAACAAACTACATTCCTTCTTGCAAAGGAAACGAACCAAACACATCTGAAAGGTGTCTCATGAAAAGTaagcacacagaaaatgcaATCCACCACCTATCATCATCTATATTACCGAAGCCCACAACAGATGAAGTCACAGGGGACTGCTACCCAGGACCCCACATAATCATCAGATAAACTCACCTGCCAATTCTGACTTTTAAGATATAGAAGCAAAAGCAGCTTAAAAGTGACAGCAAGGTAGAATAGCATTTAAGGATGCTACTCATACTTAAAATgccttctttcctgttttccaaTATAACTGGTGACACTTTCAAGAGTAGTGCATATCCAATGTTGCAGAAGACATACTGAAGAAgtttatttgtgtattttcataAAATTCTGCAAATACCTTTGTCCCCAGTGGAAGTACTCTCAAAAGTTACTCACATACCTATAACCATCGGACACTTTTGTAAAAGCTGTAAGatacaatgaaaaataagaaggaTAACTGAGGATTCCTGAGAAAACCAGCTCCCTATTTAATGCCACGAGAAATACGGATGAATCCTTCTATTTCCCATTCTTATAATCCATATATAAGGAAGATTACTCCTAAACTCCTAGAGAAGAGCCATTACGAGATTCAACAGAATAGCAACCCTATCTTGGAAAAGTACACAAAAAATGTTGAGTCATTTAGCCtaataaaaccaaaagctgaaagcatataaatacatatacatgAAAGCATATAAAAGCATATAAAGGGAAAACGATTTGTTAGCCTAAGGCTTGATCCTGTCACAGCCTAACCTGATGTATTTGCTGGCCAGATGTCCCTCTTGTTGTTACTTTGAGAAACTGAACACTAGAAAAATGAGCACTTTGTctataaacaaaacacaaagaagaTATGTTCTCCACAGCACCTGAGAATAAACAAACCGACACAAGCTTTAGAACATTGTATTTCATAAAAGACAATGATAAAAAAGTACAAACATTTTcatgaacaacaaaaaaccaaaactatgATAGTACACAGGAAATTCCCAGCATTTGtttcagtgcatttttcatTAAGCTTATCTTACATACCTCTACAAATAAAAGAATCTTAAGTACACTTCCTCTTATTGATATGCAATGGatccttttaatatttttaaataactggcTCATTAGTAACCCACTACAACACAGTCATTAGTAAACACGATAGAAAAATAGACTGGCAAGATCcaagaaaaaggacattttgCACTTGCTTTTCAATACACTGTCTATGGCAAAaaggattttatattttatattcttctacttaaatttgaaatacagcaaatgGGCTTAAGAGTATCTTAAGTATCAACCAGATTCCACtgttaatatttctgtaatgtttttacTTGTTAATTTGCAAGACCTTCAGAATCTTGTAAaatccttcctctttcttctccctccatgTTCACTCCTTGAAGAGAAGACGTCCTTAATTTGCCTTGTCAGCAATGCAAAAGCCAATGCGATTGGTTTCTCTCCACCTTTTACAAGAATCATGAAAATATCAAAAGGAATGTGCACAACTTAGTTCTGCATcgcatttattttgtttgaaggCACTGTCTATGTTAAAATTTACTACAGAATAGTACTGAGTTCAAGAAGGTAGTATGCAAACACTATTTTGATGGAAAGTTTAAGATGGCAACTTTTAAAACTTCCCAACAAGTGATAAAAGTATTTAGAGAAGAGTGTTGGTTAACAATTCATAATTTAACATCCATCACTTTGGGGGCACCAAAATGTAAACTCTTTAAGAACTCAGCTATATGTCATAATGCATTCACATACTggttttaaatcacattttttctaAGACCATACATATTAATCACTTAGAGCTGTAAAGTTATATTAGCTCAGCCACAGCATATGTGTAATATagtatgcatatatgtatgcatatatacgtatatatgaatcagaattttttaaaaattgcacattaatttcacagaatggCTAACATGGGCACAAAAGCATGCTTCAGAAAACAGTACAGACCTACAGTACCAAAGGATGTTTCATAATCATAGGTGTTAAATTGTACGTGAACTTGTACTGAAAACAAGAATTCACTTCAAATTACGTTAgggatttaaaaatttattcaaCTGTTCTTAAAGAATTGTATTAGCCTGTTATGAAATGAGACTAATCTTATTTTGAAGATATAATTGTTCATACAGTGTATTATCTCCCCTTTATCCTTATGCTGCAGAATATTCTATATACTCAGttatagaaaaatatatcaggAGGTCATCAAACCACTTAAGCATGCTTTTGAAGGATGTTTTGTTCACTttatgttcacttttttttaattttcattgcatTACATCATTTCTAAAGTATATTAGATTAACTAGTAGATTTTAAGGTAATTCCATATGGTTTAAAATATCCCTTACAATTGTTCTCAGCCACTTAAACTAAATCATTACATTTTCTACTAAATATTTGGGATGCCTACAACTAAGCTCATAACTTTACTGAAGAATGGCTAAGGGCAAAATTTGCTGCTGGGatgtcaaagaaataaaaggtgTTTATTGGCATACAACTCAAATATACAAAGCACCATGGCAGCAATTCAAGAAACCAACACATAGTAATGAGTTAAAGTTAGCATTCTTTGTCAACACTCTTACAGAACACTCTATGGATATACAATCCTTATTATATACAGCTTTCCGTTCTTCATGGAGCAAAAGTCAATCTTTTGGTTCCTAAAGAGTTGAGTAACTGTGACAAACAAAGTTTAGTAGATCTGGTCAATATCTTTGCATTaacatagaaaataaatgatgcAGTCCTTTTCCTTAGTATTAACAagcaatgtaaaaaatattaggaaaagatAATAATGCTTAGCAGTGGGATACTTTAGGCAGCATAACATTACAAGCAATTGGAAAATAAGAAGGTATGTTTTACATCATAAGCCAAGGAAGGAGGCTAGTTACTCATACATATAACcacaaaaacagagaaacagacaGGACCAATCCTTAGTGGGACTGCACAACCTCAGTCTCATTGTAAGTCATCGACTTGAGGATACTTAGTGCATCGTAGAAGCACTCAGCACTCTACCAGAATAGGCCCTTAAATAgctatattaatatattatgagtggaattttaaaaagcacttggGATTGGCCTGCTTTCAGTTCCGCTTATgccatcatcatcatcagtgGAACAGTTTGACCAACACCATGGTTCTGAAAATCCCAACACTGCAAGCATTAGAactatgttttattattttcttaaaatctagCTTTAATATTCTTCCAATGAAGATGCGTTTTTGGCTCTTCTGATTTTGGAGGAATAAAAGTCGCTGTTTACtaggattttgaaaaaaaagaacaataccAAAATACTATACGCACCCAGACACACTGTTTTTTAGGCATTAAAATGCCTGACATTGACACTAGTGGCACACTTTGAACAGTTAAGAGTTCCTGTAGATCGTAATACGCAACAACCGCAAGATTTTCCGTTAATACACATGCAATTTGCATATAAATAGGATTTAGATGGCAGGCAGGGTATCATACAATTTTGCTGGcaatacataaaattaaaagcttctTTCTAGCAAGTTAATATATGAAATTGATTTTTCTATATAGATAGCAGGAGGCCTAGAGCTCACAAACTAGTATAACAGTTTACAGTCATAGCTGGCCAACaattaatatttcctttcttttcacgTAAGgtataaccttttttttaagcatatttacattttacacTTGTTCTTTCATGCTAATAAAAACATTCCTACAGAATTCAAACAAGAACACACTCAAATACATACTGAAGCATAAAATATTGAGCAATTTAAAAGCAATGTACACACATTAATTTACATCACATATTtacaaaactcattttaaaaagaaacaaaagcattcaTTTAAATACGAGGCAGGGGGCAGTTTAGTATAAAAAAttcctggaagaagaggcctCTGTCCCTACTTCCAGAGAAGATAcaagtctgttttctgcagtttatTTAGTTGAGTAGTTGAGATAGAGAATATGAAGAATGAAGGCTTGAACAGTAGTCTCATGCTGTAAACATCTGAGTGGTGGCTGCTGGctttctttcagaataaaatgcatGGTACATACAATCACTTTACTTCTCATTCCAAATACGCGTCATCAAATGGTCAAAAATCTCTAATTCTAAGCtgctgttttgttggtttggttttgttttacagtgtCTGTTCATAGTTTCCAGTGTTAAAAGTTTATTCTGGTAGGGTAGCTTGTCATTCCACTTCCATCAATAATCTCTAACAGGAGCAAGTTCTGGTATGAGATTAAcagttatatttttatacaatCTACTGACAAGTATTTTAGGAGTATATATTAAATTGTTCAACCCATCAATATACTGACGTTCTCTGGAATATCTCAGAAGTTTATATCTGCAGAGGGagttggaagaagaaaacatgagaaagaTTTGCAAGAAACAACTCAATTGATGTTAGACATGATACTCTAACAGCCATTTCATGTTGAAATACGCTTTAAATTCTGAAACTACCTCTCAGCCCTTTGAAATTACCAAATTACCTACCTAAGATTTAAAAGCAAGCCACTGTCTGTTTTTTAATACACTTAGATTTTATGTTCACATATACAAGTTAACACTAAGACTAAATAACAAAGAAGGCATTTAATAAGTATACTTTTTATGGTCCCAAactaaactgatttttaaagaacatgtaatttctttgttttcttttgctataaAGCTCAACTATGGAGCTCAGAGAAGATTTAGGAACCTTCATTGTTCATCATTATACATTTAAATCTctgaattgtttttcatttcattcttgAGAGTCCTACATTTGCAAACATCTAAATTTCaggtgattaaaaaaacagttccCCTCCCCCAGATTactgatatatatattttagtttCATATCATGTATTTACTCATGTCTACTGTACGtgtctatttaaaaattattaataaagcagaaaataaagatgttcCCAGAGACACCCATTGATAACAGAATTGAGCAGTATTTCTAATTATCTGAAAACACATGCCATAAACCCTTTATTTTGCGTTTCACACTCTTAATTTTTAAGTGCAGCTCATCTGCTACATTCTGGTTGCTATTACAACCTAGGGCAGCCAGAACCTACTGGCCAGTTAAAAGTGTTTTGCATCTTTGTAGCAAAAGAAAGGAACCCCAAAAGAAAAGGTTCATGTCAATGTCAGCAGGAAATGAGATGACCTGTATCTCAGAAAAGAATGTGATATGATGGAAGAAACCAATCCTTGAGGAGctttaaagtctgttttcacACAGGAGTTATTTCCCCTAGCTGTACTGCTTCCTTTTGCAGAATACCCAAATTAACCAACTAATGAAGTCCTACCAGCACTAGTGCCCAAACTATTAAGGAACAATAATATTCTCAAAGATTATGATGATAATATCTTCTAACACACAAACTCAGTCTCTCTCATGGTTAAATAAGAAATATCTGAACACCAAGCATAACGCgtttaagaaaatacaaagtttaGCACTAAAGAGGGAATGACACTGATAAGCACTGACTGCTTATTTGTACGTGTGGAAGATTTGTATGTGTGTTAAGAAAAAATTTTACATCTTTAGCTCTAGGATTTGAAcagttctctgtttttcttaccGTCCTAAAAACTGGACTTCACCTCTGTGATGATGAGGAATGGATTTGTATTTCCCTAAATCTCCCTCTGGTCTTGTTACATTGTATCCAGCATAGTGAACCCTGCAGTATAATATATAAACATTTGCatgaagagttttaaaaagatgtttttacaAGTTATagtaaaagtgaaaaacatgCATCAAATCTTTTAAAGCTAAGTCTTTGCGTTCACTGACATTCTCTccctaaaaaacccaaaacactcCTAACCCAACAACTAAAAAAGCTGGCAAAACCAGTAAGGTGTGAAATAATAACGATTTCATATTTTAGAAGTTCCTCCTGCTTAGTTCTTAAAAgcacaacaacagaaaaatatgaaaaatagttaaggaaaaagaataaaacatacaAACTCTTCCTTTAAAATAGATCTCTCTATATATAAACTCATGCAGACACTTTGTTTCAACATCTCAACTGGAAGGTTTTACACTTGTTTACCATGAGCAATTAGTAATACAGTGAACATTGTTGTCACAAATTAACCTCTCTCTCAAACACTGCTCCTAAGATATGAAAGATACTTAAACTCATGCTTACTCTACATGTCTCTAGAATGGTATTCCATAATGCCAACAGCAGGAGAGATGTAAATCAAAATCAAAAAGCAACGCACAGAAGACTAGAAGGAATGAGACTAAATATGCCTAATACTGTTATCTGTTGTTATATCCATTATTTGTTACAAGACCCATCTCTTAAAAGCCTTTTAACTGTCCCCAGGCCAAGAAAAAGGAACATCATACTTGTTCTGATATTTCTAAAGTGAACTCTTTAGAAATGTTAgaatttgttcatttaaaacaaatgttaaaaggTAACAACTAACAGAAAAAACACCTAGCTGCTCTCAAAAGGTGGATATCACAGAACAATGAGAAAGACATAAGCACTGAACACTCACCTGTTCCAAAGATCATCATCTTCTCCACCCCATCCCCAAAAGGCATTTGGAAACCCATTGATCTTCTTGAATTGTTCCACTGTCAGGCCACTTACACCACCAAAGAATTCATTGTATGGAAGActgaaacaaaagacaaattatGTATTATTAGCTGAACTTAGATGGGCAGCCTTCTCTTTGTACAAtacctttcaaaaaaacaacaacatcaAATTAAGGACATGAACAAATACTGGATGTATTCAATAAAGGAAACTGGTTTGCAGATCACTGGCATTAAGTAACatggaagctgaagaaaatgtttgcagTGATGTCTGATTTGCATAAAAGGTACTCTTAAACTGTAGATCTGATTAGTATCACCACATGAAACAAAAGTCTAGCATGTATTTCAGATGGCTGATTTAGACCCGTAGCTGAAGTGTTAAGTGGAGCCCTCAAACTGTTGTATATTGACACTATTCAACCGAAAAAAACCTCTcttgaaacaactgaaaaaaaattatagatcAATAATGCATCAATTCAGTAATTTTAATTCAGAACTATATTCTATAGAACTGCTAAAACTTGAGAGGAACAGTTTAACAGTACATATTCAATCACAGTGaaatacatctttaaaaaacaattttccagtttttagAAGCTAAACTTTTCAATCAAAAGAATCTATAGACTTTTTTTGCCAGTAAGCATACAGTAATTACTAACACATATTATTAAGTAATAAGCAGTTGGCCAGCACGAAGAGCCACTACAGTGATAAAAACATAACACCCCTAAGGCCCAGGCAATGTGATTTCCAGTTCTCAAAACACTTTGtcaatctaaaaaaaaaaaaaacaaaccaaaataataacatttaATTATCTATATTTACTTCCATCAATACTAACTTGCATCCTTAACCCAGAAGCTGCTACAGTAAAGTGTGTTCCTCTTTCAGAAATAGCACACAAATTCATCAAATAAAAGTAGTTGAACATATTTCTCAGGAGATGCTTCCAAATATGGAACCTTCAAGGAGTTAGGACTATCTACAAAAAGATTTACCATTGCTTAGGACACAATTGCCACGCTGAAGGACAAATAACTCCAGAAtgcaaggggaaagaaaaagaaatacacagtCATGTAATTTCTGATCTCTGTGGAAACACAGGATTCAACCAAATCTTAATAGCATTTGGGGAAGGCTGTTACTATATATCCCTTTCAATATTTAACTGAAACAACAGGTGTGctaaaaaccccccaaaaaacaaacacctccctcccaaaaaacaaccaacaaaaaaccaccaccaatcCAAAACCAACTcaccaatcaaaaataaaaagaactggGATATGATAGTTAATGGAACTGTTTGAGGATTTTAttcatatgtatgtatgtgtgtgtggcGCATGTGCActtttttgtatatatacataaatatatatatattttattgtttataaatatttatttatacatacattATTCATAACATatactttgtaaatatttatctgtatttagacattttataaatgttataaatgcatgtataaatacataaagtattttataaatacttaTAAAGATAGATGAATATACTTATGTAtctatattttgtttataatatttttaaatacatataaaatttttaaaggtttgaCTGCTACAACCTGAAGTCCAAACACAGAGTCACGTTTTCAATGCATTGCTTTTGATCTGTCAGGTTGACCAGGCTGTCAAGTTGATCAACTTCACAAATAAAATTTCAGGATGGCAAATACATACGTATAGCACGCAATAAGCTACAGCTTTATGTGCAGTGACTGGAAGAGTGTCATGAGATAGCAGAGTGTTAAAAAGCAAGTGAAACATCATTAATGTAAAATGGCAGAACGGAAAGAACAAAACTGCAGGGACCACTACATTCATCAAATGTCAACAGAGACTGAATACAAGATACGAAACAGTCTAGCAGTAAGaaaattttatgtttaaaaggcagtacaaagcagaaataaattgtacatttatgagaaaattaagacatttttCCTATGGTATTTTGCTGCAGATTATCTGCTTATCTTTGTTAACAGCCACCGCAAAGGCTTATGTAGCCAGAAAAGATTTCTCATAAGCAAAGTAAGTTCTTCCCCCTTGACACACAGAGCCTCACTGCAACAAGTTCAACATTGAAAAGTCTAAATAATACTTTCAAATTAGCAACTACCAAATGTAGACACTGAActtaaatcttcattttaataaCTATTCATTTATGTAAATAGCATGGTAGGAGGCTGTGTTGCTGGTTTCACCTACTGTATATACCATCACAAAACTCATACATACTTTAAGAATGTTTCTGAGTCTTTAAGAAACAATGTGAATAAAGCTAATTACTTACATGTACATATATTTGTCCAGCTTTGCTGCAAAATGGCGTGGCATTTCTCCACATCCATAGTAATTTCGGTCATTTTCAGGTAAGTGATCCACATCATGAAATATTATGCAGTCCCAGACAGCATCCTTCATAGCCTCTTTGAAGCCAACATTAAACAGCATTGCACGATTAAAAGGTTGTGTACCTGacttcaaacagaaaacaaaggagataTTGTAAGAATCAAGAGAGATAAAATTTCAATACTATGAGAAATACATCCTCtactatacaaaaaaaaaagcattgacaAAGATGTCTGTCATTCCTCTAGCTAAGCAGAGCAATAGCTTAGCACCAACTACATCAACTGTATGTCTAGATGTTCTCCCCTCTTACATAAAACTTAGCACTAGCAACTTACAGCACTAGTAACTCTGAAGTATCAAACATGGGTGGTTTGGATTAATACAGCATGACATTACGAGTTAAAGAAATACTGATACAAACCAGGAAAGAAACATTACAGTTTGTTTCTTGTTACAACAGTCGGATCGAATAGAATTGAATAGAACATTCCAGTaggaagggacctacaatgatcatctagtccaactgcctgaccaattcaaGGCTGACCAAGTTAAAGCATCTTATCAAGAGCTTTGctcaaatgcctcttaaacactgacaggcttgggcCATCGACCACCTCCCTAGGAAGCCTCTTCCCGTGTTTGACCACCCactcggtaaagaaatgcttcctgatatcaagtctgaacctccccaggagcagctttgaaccattcccatgtgtcctatcactggatcccagggagaagagctcagcacctccctctccacttcccctcctcaggaagctgtagagagcaatgaggtcacccctcagcctccttttctccaaactagacaagcccgAAGTCcttagccgctcctcatagcacatgccttccagccctgtcactagctttgttgccctcctctggatgcattcaaggaccttcacatccttcttgaattgtggggcccagaactgcacacagtacatgaggtgaggctgcaccaatgctgaatacagtgggataatcacctcttttgactggctggttatactgtgcttgatgcaccccaggatgcagtttaCCCTCTTGGTTGCCAGGacacactgctgactcctaCTGAGGCTGCTCtggaccagcacccccagatccctttctgcagggctgctctccagccactcctctcccaatttatacttgtgcccaGCTTTACTCCATCCTAGGTGCAGAAGCCAGCATTTcaacttgttaaatttcatcccattaatcataGCCCAACactccaatctatctagatccgTCTGCAAGGCATCCTGTCCCTtgagagagtcaacagcacctcccactTTGgcatcatcagcaaacttgctaatggcacattcaactcctgcatccagattgttgataaatatactgaacagaactggccctagaacTGAGCCCTGCGAAACACCGCTGGCGACCCATCTtcagccagatgtagccccatttttttgtccttgaaaACTTACAAAGACAATAGATTCAAAGAGGCCGTGTTATCACCTATAAAATATCAGCCcatatttgaagaaaagcaacatGTATCTGGCCACTGCTTAAACTAGGGAATGGAGCTgaactttcctttttcattcaaaGGATTAGAACAGTGGAGTAAAAACGTTTAAATTCTGGATTAATCTAAATCTCGATAAGAATATCAAATCTCTTTTAGTAAGGAATCTTGAAGAGTCACTTTTCAAGTGAATGGTGTTACCTGTTCAACAACATAGAAGGCAAATTCCAGCCGCTGCTTCTGCAACATAGGTATCAGATGACGGAAAAAAATTGGAAGATGTTCATGGCGATTCCGAAAAGGAATAAGGATCGCCACcttcaaaaaaattatatatatataaagctattatattagcatttttaaattttaatgtttcaatACAGATCAAGTTTCCCATGGCTTACGTAGGCTTTTCAACTTCTACATTTGAACTGGCTCAGTGTTTTAGACTTTCATTCCCACTAGTAAAGTGTGTTGGCATCTGCTCAAACaattagaaaagtaaaattctgAGGTAAAACATAAGTAAGATCTTCCATTTATGTTCAACTTGCTTCCTGATTATACTTTAAGCAACATATACATACGACAAGTTGCATCcatatgataaaatatttagtaaCAAACAGTTAATGAACCTTCAGAAGCCTCTTGACAATCCAtttcaagtttttcttcaaGCTTCAGTCTCTTCTCAAGCACAGATAGTATAAAACATATACTATAACATACTacatattatataaaatatatagcaGTAAAAGACTGTGTGCTTGCAATGGTAAGCTATTCTTATacatcaacaggaaaaaaaaaaaaaaaaaaacagaaaagcagcatctcACCTTCCATCGTGGCTTACAGTCTTTTGGTTTCCAGTGTCCTCCTGGTTTAATGTCTAAATCTTTTGAAAACACTTGCTGAATTTCATCAAAACTAATTTCACTCATATTGACATCAATAAGGCCTCctaaacagagggaaaaaaattatttattaatttaaattaagacAACAGCTCTAATGCTACAAGGTATATCATAGACAAATAGCATCAGAAATTTGTAGTTACACTACCTacagataaaaatgaaacaatttacACTATCCTCTTAATATTCACTTTTTACAGAATGAATTTCAGTACTTCCCAATATAAACATTCCATCAATAAACCTATAAGCAAAATACTCATTTCAGAGGacacaaaacaagaaagtaaTTTGAATTCTGCATCTATTCCAGAAAATTAGAGCCACCTTTCATTTCAAGTACCACTGCTAACAATTCCACA of the Nyctibius grandis isolate bNycGra1 chromosome 3, bNycGra1.pri, whole genome shotgun sequence genome contains:
- the B4GALT6 gene encoding beta-1,4-galactosyltransferase 6, whose translation is MPLLRKVLRVSNRSMLAFIFFFSLSSSCLYFIYVAPGIANTYLFMVQARGIMLRENVKTIGHMIRLYTNKNTTLNGTDYPEGNNSSDCVAQTTMYLPENFTYSPYQACPEKLPYMRGLIDVNMSEISFDEIQQVFSKDLDIKPGGHWKPKDCKPRWKVAILIPFRNRHEHLPIFFRHLIPMLQKQRLEFAFYVVEQSGTQPFNRAMLFNVGFKEAMKDAVWDCIIFHDVDHLPENDRNYYGCGEMPRHFAAKLDKYMYILPYNEFFGGVSGLTVEQFKKINGFPNAFWGWGGEDDDLWNRVHYAGYNVTRPEGDLGKYKSIPHHHRGEVQFLGRYKLLRYSRERQYIDGLNNLIYTPKILVSRLYKNITVNLIPELAPVRDY